One stretch of Chloroflexota bacterium DNA includes these proteins:
- the radA gene encoding DNA repair protein RadA encodes MPKAKTVFVCQQCGYESIKWVGQCPGCNEWNTLVETMLFKESPTSSLPAIVTQPPRPIAEIAQGGFQRLPIPMEEFNRTLGGGIVPGSVILVGGDPGIGKSTLLLQLSALLAEDGRKILYVSGEESAEQIKMRADRLGIVSGPLYILAETNLDAILLHIEQLSPSMVVVDSIQSVYLEGLTSSAGSISQVRECATALLRLAKAHHVPIFIIGHVTKSGAIAGPRVLEHMVDTVLYLEGERFHAYRLLRSVKNRFGSTNEVGVFEMQQEGLVEISNPSQVFLAERLVEAAGSAIAVTMEGTRPILVEVQALTSTTTFGLPRRTANGIDFNRLLLLTAVLSKRVGLGLSNQDIYVNVVGGLRITEPAVDLAVATAIASSFRNLPIASDLVLIGEVGLSGELRSVGQVEKRVTEAAKLGFQRCLMPKSTRLPPGWKTDIEICRIRSLGEALEAALVH; translated from the coding sequence GTGCCCAAGGCTAAAACCGTCTTTGTTTGCCAGCAATGTGGCTATGAATCCATCAAGTGGGTTGGGCAATGTCCGGGTTGCAATGAATGGAACACGCTGGTAGAGACCATGCTGTTCAAGGAGAGTCCCACCTCTTCTCTCCCTGCCATAGTGACACAGCCCCCACGCCCCATCGCTGAGATTGCTCAGGGTGGATTTCAACGTTTGCCCATCCCCATGGAGGAGTTCAATCGCACCCTCGGTGGCGGCATTGTGCCAGGCTCGGTTATTTTAGTCGGCGGGGACCCTGGCATTGGCAAGTCCACTCTCTTACTACAACTTTCCGCACTTTTGGCTGAGGATGGTCGCAAGATCCTCTATGTGTCCGGTGAGGAATCGGCCGAACAGATTAAAATGCGCGCCGACCGTCTCGGCATCGTAAGCGGTCCCCTGTATATCCTTGCCGAGACCAACCTCGATGCCATACTGTTGCATATAGAACAACTCAGCCCCAGCATGGTGGTTGTGGACTCTATCCAATCGGTGTATTTAGAGGGGCTCACATCCTCAGCAGGAAGCATCAGTCAGGTGCGAGAATGTGCGACCGCTCTCCTGCGGCTAGCCAAGGCACATCATGTGCCCATATTCATCATTGGCCATGTGACGAAGTCAGGTGCTATTGCCGGGCCAAGGGTTTTAGAGCATATGGTGGACACGGTTTTGTACTTGGAGGGGGAGCGCTTCCATGCCTATCGGTTGCTGCGGAGCGTGAAGAACCGCTTCGGCTCGACAAACGAGGTAGGGGTGTTCGAAATGCAGCAGGAAGGATTGGTGGAAATCTCCAATCCTTCACAGGTTTTCCTGGCTGAGCGGTTGGTCGAAGCGGCCGGTTCGGCTATTGCCGTCACAATGGAGGGAACGCGGCCGATCTTGGTGGAGGTGCAAGCCCTCACCAGCACAACTACATTTGGGCTACCGCGCCGCACTGCCAATGGCATTGATTTCAACCGACTCCTTCTACTAACCGCGGTGTTAAGCAAAAGAGTTGGATTGGGCTTATCCAATCAAGATATTTATGTCAATGTGGTGGGGGGCCTGCGCATCACCGAGCCTGCAGTAGATCTGGCGGTAGCAACGGCTATCGCATCGAGTTTCCGCAACCTACCTATCGCGTCGGATCTGGTACTGATAGGCGAGGTTGGTCTATCCGGCGAACTGCGCTCCGTGGGACAGGTGGAGAAGCGAGTGACAGAGGCAGCAAAGTTGGGGTTCCAACGGTGCTTGATGCCCAAATCTACCCGTCTGCCCCCTGGGTGGAAAACGGACATCGAGATATGCCGTATCCGATCGTTAGGTGAGGCACTGGAGGCCGCTTTAGTGCACTAA
- a CDS encoding TRAM domain-containing protein, whose amino-acid sequence MRDKIEPIARVIGALVMAALGWQLGIYLQEWSTLPSLQGLFALLGPTISLIIPYVLGLVGGILGLAFTPHVTTRPFFWVRDRIREATAHTIVAGIIGLIVGLILSALLSLPLSLLPYPLGRILPFVAAVVFGYLGTTTMMSRGREILGLVGIRLSYEGGRERGDIILLDTSVIIDGRIADISQTGFIRGTLIVPRFVLNELQHIADSPDILRRNRGRRGLEILNRMQKDHAVPVQISDMDAKEIREVDSKLVKLARDLKCPILTNDFNLIKIAELQGVEVLNINALANAVKSVVLPGETISIQVIQEGKELGQGVGYLDDGTMVVVEDGRRYIGETIEVTVTRVLQTMAGRMIFAQPEAKTSH is encoded by the coding sequence ATGAGGGACAAAATCGAACCTATCGCTAGAGTTATCGGGGCTTTGGTAATGGCTGCTCTAGGCTGGCAGTTAGGGATCTATCTGCAAGAGTGGTCCACCCTGCCCTCGCTACAAGGGCTATTTGCTTTACTTGGCCCCACTATAAGTTTGATAATACCTTATGTTCTCGGCCTGGTAGGTGGCATTCTGGGCCTGGCTTTCACGCCACACGTCACGACGCGGCCATTTTTCTGGGTGCGTGACCGGATCCGGGAGGCAACAGCACACACTATAGTAGCAGGTATCATTGGCTTAATAGTTGGACTCATCCTTTCGGCTCTTTTATCCCTGCCTCTTTCACTGCTTCCGTATCCCCTGGGACGCATACTTCCGTTCGTAGCGGCTGTGGTCTTCGGGTATCTGGGCACCACCACCATGATGTCTCGGGGACGCGAGATCCTGGGACTGGTTGGAATCCGCCTCTCCTACGAAGGCGGTCGCGAACGAGGGGACATCATACTCTTGGATACGAGCGTGATCATTGACGGGCGCATCGCTGATATTAGCCAGACAGGGTTCATCCGCGGCACATTAATTGTTCCCCGGTTTGTGCTCAATGAGTTACAGCATATTGCTGATTCGCCAGATATTCTGCGCCGCAACCGCGGTCGCCGCGGTTTGGAGATACTGAATAGGATGCAGAAGGATCACGCTGTCCCCGTCCAGATATCTGACATGGATGCTAAGGAAATCCGAGAAGTGGATAGCAAACTCGTGAAACTCGCCCGTGACCTCAAATGCCCTATTCTCACCAACGATTTCAATCTCATCAAAATCGCCGAGTTGCAGGGCGTCGAGGTGTTGAACATCAACGCGTTGGCCAATGCGGTCAAATCCGTTGTCTTGCCTGGGGAAACCATCAGCATACAAGTCATCCAGGAGGGCAAAGAGTTGGGCCAGGGCGTAGGTTATTTGGACGACGGTACAATGGTAGTGGTCGAAGACGGACGGCGCTACATCGGCGAAACGATCGAGGTAACAGTCACCCGTGTGTTGCAGACTATGGCGGGGCGGATGATCTTTGCCCAACCGGAGGCCAAGACCAGTCATTAG
- a CDS encoding S1 RNA-binding domain-containing protein — translation MAEHKATSHPWGDESPGADGTHPMYALLDEALNYKRPRRGEVLNGVVVSVSPSEITVDVGAKSEGIVSGRELEQLDPEIRTNLRPGDPVVVFVVSPEDREGNILLSIRRAQLEKDWAEAQRIYERGEIFEGTVSGYNRGGLLVRLGKVRGFVPASQLVSVDFPRGEGADVEHSEALKQVIGRKMQLKIVDLDRNRNRLILSERAAQREWKEERREKLLAELKVGDICHGKVTSLCDFGLFVDLGGIEGLVHMSELSWERVEKVSDVHQIGDEVEVYVMGVDQERGRIALSLKRLQPEPWCAIEQRYQVGQLVEGATITKLTSFGAFARLDDGIEGLIHISELSPERINHPREVVKEGDVLTLRVIRIDSARRRLGLSLRRVIEEAEAGLKASEVEGEDAAES, via the coding sequence ATGGCAGAGCACAAGGCTACCTCGCATCCCTGGGGAGATGAGTCGCCCGGAGCCGATGGGACCCACCCAATGTATGCCCTGCTCGATGAGGCGTTGAACTACAAGCGGCCTCGTCGTGGGGAGGTGCTGAATGGTGTTGTAGTCAGCGTGAGCCCCTCCGAAATCACTGTGGATGTGGGGGCAAAATCGGAGGGCATTGTGTCAGGCCGGGAATTAGAGCAGTTGGATCCAGAGATACGCACCAATCTTCGTCCCGGTGACCCCGTAGTCGTGTTTGTGGTGAGTCCAGAGGACCGCGAAGGCAATATCCTTCTTTCGATTCGCCGAGCCCAGCTGGAAAAGGACTGGGCAGAAGCACAGCGAATCTATGAACGCGGCGAAATCTTTGAGGGAACGGTCTCTGGCTATAACCGTGGTGGCCTCCTCGTCCGGTTAGGAAAGGTCCGCGGCTTCGTCCCAGCCTCCCAATTAGTAAGTGTGGATTTTCCTCGCGGCGAGGGAGCAGATGTCGAACACTCAGAAGCGCTCAAGCAGGTTATCGGGCGTAAAATGCAACTCAAAATCGTTGACTTAGATCGCAATCGTAATCGGCTCATTCTCTCCGAACGAGCCGCCCAACGCGAGTGGAAAGAGGAACGCCGCGAGAAACTCCTGGCGGAACTGAAAGTCGGAGACATCTGCCACGGCAAAGTTACCAGCCTGTGTGATTTCGGCCTATTCGTGGATTTGGGCGGCATCGAAGGTCTAGTGCATATGTCTGAATTGTCGTGGGAACGCGTAGAAAAAGTCAGCGACGTGCATCAAATAGGCGACGAAGTGGAAGTGTACGTGATGGGCGTAGACCAAGAGCGGGGCCGAATCGCTCTCAGCTTGAAACGACTGCAACCGGAGCCGTGGTGCGCCATAGAACAACGCTACCAGGTAGGTCAGTTGGTCGAAGGGGCGACTATCACCAAGTTGACTAGTTTCGGCGCCTTCGCCAGATTGGATGATGGTATCGAGGGTCTTATCCACATCTCAGAGTTATCTCCTGAGCGGATTAACCATCCGCGCGAGGTTGTCAAAGAAGGCGATGTGCTCACCTTGCGCGTTATTCGCATTGATAGCGCCCGCCGGCGACTCGGGCTCAGCCTGCGCCGCGTCATCGAGGAGGCGGAAGCAGGCCTCAAAGCAAGCGAAGTGGAAGGCGAAGACGCTGCTGAATCTTGA
- a CDS encoding leucine--tRNA ligase — translation MKPEKYNPQIIEPKWQRRWEADGLYKAIRGGDKPKFYFLTMLPYTSGDLHIGHWYAMAPSDAKARYTRMKGYNVLFPIGFDAFGLPAENAAIKHGIHPKKWTYDNIERMRRQLKSMGAMFDWDREAITCDPEYYKWTQWFFLKFYEHGLAYRTKAPVDWCPKCNTTLAREQVWGEDRHCERCGTPVIRKDLEQWFFRITDYAEELLDFSKIDWPERVRVMQTNWIGRSEGANVTFHSEEGDEIVVFTTRPDTLWGATFMVLAPEHPLVEKLTAAEQRNLVQEYTYQASRQSEIERLSVEKEKTGVFTGAYAINPVNNERIPIWVADYVLMTYGTGAIMGVPAHDERDFEFAITFGLPIIPVIARSDGVAKSFVFPGSMRPGLAEALSKVGIEFTAGPYRDLGEALYVTLHGAEQIDRYIELVRAYLLPGRWNTVVGTRWVFVFEDGIRELNSVEADREILARCKHLEPAVRDKRTVMEMLWELEFYRDILFHTEYGTMVNSGPLSGTPGDVAVKRTTQWLEERGLGRYAVNYRLHDWLISRQRYWGAPIPIVYCDRCGIVPVPEEDLPVLLPDDAEFLPTGESPLKYHPGFLNTTCPACGGPAKRETDTMDTFMCSSWYHMRYLSPKYDKGPFDPAEAEYWLPVDQYTGGIEHATMHLLYTRFFTKACRDIGILNLDEPMLRLYNQGIILGEDNEKMSKSRGNVVNPDDYVQTMGADTVRAYLMFIGPWEEGGPWSSRGIEGIHRFLNRVWSVVLHPAKQTDAKPAEEDVVALRRITHQTIRRVTTDMERFQFNTMLAALMEYNNYLMKVKNTPVVGTEAWKEAIRALVLMLAPVAPHIAEEMWERIGGPYSVHQQSWPQWDEALAAEKSVTLVVQINGKVRDKLEVPAGLDEKQARAIAMASPKVNKYIEGREVIKTVYVRDRLINIVVK, via the coding sequence ATGAAGCCAGAGAAATACAACCCACAGATTATTGAACCTAAATGGCAGAGGCGATGGGAAGCGGATGGGCTATACAAAGCCATACGCGGCGGGGATAAACCGAAGTTCTATTTTCTGACCATGCTGCCTTATACCTCCGGTGATCTGCACATCGGCCACTGGTATGCCATGGCCCCGTCGGATGCCAAGGCCCGTTACACTCGCATGAAAGGGTACAATGTCCTATTTCCCATCGGGTTCGATGCCTTCGGCCTGCCTGCCGAGAACGCTGCCATCAAACACGGCATCCATCCCAAAAAATGGACCTACGACAACATTGAACGGATGCGCCGACAACTCAAATCTATGGGCGCTATGTTCGATTGGGACCGCGAGGCCATCACCTGCGATCCGGAATATTACAAATGGACGCAATGGTTCTTCTTAAAGTTCTACGAGCACGGCTTGGCTTATCGAACCAAGGCTCCGGTGGATTGGTGCCCCAAATGTAACACTACATTGGCCCGCGAGCAAGTGTGGGGCGAAGATCGCCATTGTGAGCGTTGTGGCACACCAGTGATCCGCAAGGATCTGGAGCAATGGTTTTTCCGTATCACCGACTATGCGGAAGAGTTGCTGGACTTCAGCAAGATCGATTGGCCTGAGCGCGTGCGGGTAATGCAGACTAACTGGATTGGCCGTAGCGAAGGGGCGAACGTTACCTTCCATTCCGAGGAAGGCGATGAGATTGTAGTTTTCACCACGCGTCCCGATACCCTATGGGGTGCGACTTTCATGGTTCTCGCACCGGAACATCCACTGGTAGAAAAATTGACAGCAGCGGAACAGCGTAATCTGGTCCAGGAATACACGTATCAGGCTAGCCGTCAGAGCGAAATCGAGCGCCTCTCGGTAGAGAAAGAGAAAACGGGCGTATTCACCGGGGCATATGCCATCAACCCGGTTAACAACGAGCGTATCCCAATTTGGGTTGCAGACTATGTGCTGATGACCTATGGCACGGGTGCGATCATGGGTGTCCCCGCCCATGACGAACGCGATTTCGAGTTCGCTATAACGTTTGGCCTGCCCATCATCCCAGTCATTGCCCGATCAGACGGCGTGGCTAAGAGCTTCGTCTTCCCTGGATCGATGCGGCCGGGTTTGGCTGAAGCGCTGTCCAAGGTCGGTATCGAGTTCACAGCCGGCCCATATCGTGATTTGGGCGAGGCCCTGTACGTTACCTTGCACGGTGCCGAGCAGATTGATCGCTACATCGAACTGGTGCGTGCATATCTCTTGCCCGGTAGATGGAACACAGTGGTGGGTACGCGCTGGGTTTTCGTATTCGAGGACGGTATTCGAGAACTCAACTCGGTAGAAGCCGACCGTGAGATTCTGGCCCGCTGCAAGCATTTAGAGCCTGCAGTGCGGGATAAACGCACGGTCATGGAGATGCTATGGGAACTGGAGTTTTATCGGGACATATTGTTCCATACCGAATATGGCACGATGGTCAATTCCGGTCCCCTAAGTGGAACACCGGGCGACGTCGCCGTCAAGCGCACCACACAATGGCTGGAAGAGCGTGGACTGGGCCGATATGCTGTAAATTATCGCCTCCACGATTGGCTGATATCCCGCCAGCGTTATTGGGGTGCGCCAATCCCTATAGTATATTGCGATCGCTGTGGCATCGTCCCGGTGCCAGAAGAGGACCTGCCAGTTCTTTTGCCCGACGACGCCGAATTTTTGCCCACCGGCGAGTCGCCGCTGAAATATCACCCCGGTTTCTTGAACACAACTTGCCCGGCCTGCGGTGGCCCAGCGAAGCGTGAGACAGATACCATGGACACATTCATGTGCTCATCGTGGTATCACATGCGCTACCTGAGCCCGAAATACGACAAAGGTCCCTTCGACCCAGCGGAGGCCGAATATTGGCTGCCAGTAGACCAGTACACTGGGGGCATTGAGCACGCGACTATGCACTTGTTGTACACCCGCTTTTTCACCAAAGCCTGCCGCGACATTGGCATATTGAATTTGGACGAGCCCATGCTGCGTTTGTACAACCAGGGGATCATCTTAGGAGAAGACAACGAGAAGATGAGCAAGTCACGTGGCAATGTGGTAAACCCCGATGATTATGTGCAAACAATGGGTGCAGATACGGTACGCGCCTATCTAATGTTCATTGGCCCCTGGGAGGAAGGGGGCCCCTGGAGCAGCCGCGGCATCGAGGGCATACACCGCTTCCTGAACCGCGTATGGAGCGTGGTCCTACATCCCGCGAAGCAAACCGATGCCAAACCAGCGGAAGAGGACGTTGTTGCCCTGCGACGCATCACGCATCAAACCATCCGCCGGGTCACCACTGATATGGAGCGCTTCCAGTTTAACACCATGCTGGCCGCCCTGATGGAATACAACAATTACCTGATGAAAGTCAAGAACACCCCTGTAGTTGGCACCGAGGCATGGAAAGAAGCGATCCGTGCGCTGGTACTAATGTTGGCCCCCGTTGCACCTCATATCGCCGAGGAGATGTGGGAACGCATTGGCGGTCCGTATAGCGTGCATCAACAATCATGGCCGCAGTGGGATGAGGCGTTAGCGGCAGAGAAATCCGTGACCTTGGTGGTGCAGATCAACGGCAAGGTACGTGACAAGCTAGAGGTACCTGCCGGGTTGGACGAAAAACAAGCCCGCGCGATAGCCATGGCCAGCCCGAAGGTAAACAAATACATCGAGGGTCGGGAAGTAATCAAGACGGTCTACGTACGCGACCGCCTGATCAACATTGTGGTCAAATGA
- a CDS encoding RidA family protein encodes MYREIISTEEAPAAIGPYSQAIRIGQFVFTAGQIAIDPSTGQMVEGGIEGQTRQVLKNLSAVLQAAGTSLAQVVKTTVFLVDLGDFAAMNRVYAEFFPQEPPGRTTVQVVALPRGARVEIEAIAIVP; translated from the coding sequence ATGTACCGAGAAATCATATCCACAGAGGAAGCCCCTGCTGCCATCGGGCCATACTCCCAGGCGATACGCATTGGGCAATTTGTTTTCACCGCCGGGCAGATCGCCATTGACCCATCCACTGGCCAGATGGTCGAAGGAGGCATTGAAGGACAGACACGGCAGGTTTTAAAGAATCTCTCTGCCGTCCTGCAAGCCGCGGGCACGTCACTTGCACAGGTGGTCAAAACCACTGTCTTCCTAGTAGATTTAGGCGATTTCGCCGCCATGAACCGTGTCTACGCCGAGTTCTTCCCTCAGGAGCCGCCAGGACGCACCACGGTGCAGGTTGTTGCTCTACCTCGAGGAGCACGGGTGGAAATCGAAGCGATTGCTATCGTGCCGTAG
- a CDS encoding ATP-dependent Clp protease ATP-binding subunit — MADKLDRFTKRARQALTMAQEEAELLYHPYIGTEHLLLGLIREENGVAARVLRDMGITLSHVREAIGRTIGRGSEPVRGKIPLSPSTKRVIELAVDEARRLGHYYVGTEHLLLGLVREPEGVAASILESLGVDLEQIREETTRLMQMSPAHPAVDRAQGVSPKGQSLVEQLGVDLTQWAREGKLDPVIGREKEIERVIQILSRRTKNNPALIGEPGVGKTAIVEGLAQRIVAGETPETLLDKRVVMLDVGSLVAGTMYRGQFEERLKRVIDEIKSTRSILFIDELHMLVGAGAAGSSVDAANILKPALARGELQCIGATTMDEYRKYIEHDAALERRFQPVIVREPTVEETIEILRGIRARYEDYHRLRITDEAIEAAANLSARYVPDRFLPDKAIDLIDEAASRVRTYKALQPMGMRKTFLALQRIQQEKQRALEAQNFDVAAYLRDKETDLRKQLEQKRLGWRQTVEEEGLQVTADDIAEIVSMWTGIPVGRLTGGETERLLQMETALHQRIVGQDEAISTIAKAVRRARAGLKDPHRPIGSFIFLGPTGVGKTELAKALAEFMFGSEEALLQLDMSEFMERHTVSRLVGAPPGYVGYEEAGQLTEAIRRRPYSVVCFDEVEKAHPEAFNMLLQIMEDGHLSDAKGRQVDFRNTIIIMTSNVGATLLTRETAMGFNVPRDEIKAAEDSYKRMKEKLLEELKRTFRPEFLNRVDAVIVFRALTRDQIKQIVGMNIAEVEKRLADQDIRLELTEEARDLLADQGYDPQFGARPLRRTIQRLVEDPLCEGLLAGEFMRGDTISIVREGDEIVLRAKREEPDAIATLPLNN, encoded by the coding sequence ATGGCAGATAAGTTGGATCGCTTTACGAAACGGGCCCGCCAGGCCCTGACCATGGCCCAAGAAGAAGCAGAACTTCTGTATCACCCATATATCGGCACTGAACACTTGCTTCTGGGCTTAATTCGCGAGGAGAATGGCGTGGCCGCGCGGGTGCTCAGAGATATGGGGATCACCCTATCTCATGTACGCGAGGCAATCGGACGTACCATCGGACGTGGGAGTGAGCCTGTACGCGGCAAGATACCACTTTCACCCAGTACGAAGCGAGTCATTGAATTGGCAGTGGACGAGGCACGGCGGCTCGGGCATTATTACGTGGGCACTGAACACTTGCTCTTAGGTTTAGTGCGCGAACCAGAGGGAGTGGCAGCCAGTATCTTGGAGAGCCTGGGAGTAGACCTAGAGCAAATACGAGAGGAAACAACACGCCTGATGCAAATGAGCCCGGCGCATCCCGCTGTGGACCGTGCCCAGGGCGTGAGCCCCAAAGGACAATCTCTGGTGGAGCAACTCGGGGTCGACCTAACCCAGTGGGCCCGTGAGGGTAAACTTGACCCCGTAATTGGCCGAGAAAAAGAGATCGAACGCGTAATCCAAATTCTTTCGCGGCGCACAAAGAACAACCCCGCCCTCATCGGTGAACCAGGAGTGGGGAAAACGGCCATCGTGGAGGGCTTGGCGCAACGCATTGTTGCGGGGGAGACACCAGAAACGTTGTTAGACAAACGGGTGGTCATGCTTGATGTGGGTTCGTTGGTCGCAGGAACAATGTACCGCGGTCAGTTTGAAGAGCGTCTGAAGCGCGTCATCGATGAGATCAAATCCACACGCAGCATCCTGTTCATTGACGAATTGCACATGCTGGTAGGTGCGGGCGCGGCCGGTAGTTCTGTGGATGCGGCGAATATTCTCAAGCCCGCGCTGGCCCGCGGTGAACTGCAGTGCATCGGTGCCACCACCATGGACGAATACCGGAAGTACATTGAACACGACGCTGCACTGGAACGGCGCTTCCAGCCAGTGATTGTAAGAGAGCCCACTGTGGAGGAAACCATCGAGATCTTGCGTGGCATTAGAGCCCGTTACGAAGATTACCACCGTTTACGGATCACCGATGAGGCGATTGAGGCAGCGGCAAATCTGTCCGCGCGTTACGTACCCGACCGCTTCCTGCCCGACAAAGCCATTGACCTCATCGACGAGGCAGCCTCACGGGTACGCACGTATAAGGCCCTACAGCCCATGGGGATGCGCAAAACCTTCTTGGCACTACAACGAATACAGCAGGAGAAGCAAAGAGCTCTGGAGGCACAGAATTTCGATGTGGCTGCTTACCTGCGCGACAAAGAAACGGATCTTCGCAAACAGCTGGAGCAAAAGCGATTGGGGTGGCGCCAAACTGTTGAGGAAGAGGGCCTTCAGGTCACTGCCGATGATATCGCCGAGATCGTTTCCATGTGGACAGGCATTCCAGTAGGGCGACTGACCGGCGGGGAGACGGAGCGACTCCTGCAAATGGAAACTGCACTGCACCAGCGCATTGTAGGTCAAGATGAAGCCATTAGCACAATTGCCAAAGCGGTACGCCGGGCGCGGGCTGGGTTGAAGGACCCACACCGCCCTATTGGTTCTTTTATCTTCTTGGGCCCCACCGGGGTAGGCAAAACCGAACTGGCCAAAGCGTTGGCAGAGTTTATGTTTGGCAGCGAAGAGGCACTCCTACAGCTCGATATGTCTGAGTTCATGGAACGGCACACGGTATCACGGCTTGTGGGGGCACCGCCCGGCTATGTTGGCTACGAAGAGGCCGGACAACTTACAGAAGCCATCCGCCGCCGCCCTTACTCGGTTGTTTGCTTCGATGAGGTCGAAAAGGCGCACCCCGAGGCCTTCAACATGCTCCTGCAAATCATGGAAGACGGCCACCTTTCCGACGCCAAGGGTCGGCAAGTGGATTTTCGCAATACCATCATTATCATGACCTCAAATGTGGGAGCCACCCTCTTGACCCGCGAGACCGCGATGGGTTTCAATGTGCCGAGGGATGAGATCAAAGCTGCTGAAGACAGTTACAAGCGCATGAAGGAGAAACTACTGGAGGAATTAAAGCGTACTTTCCGCCCAGAATTTCTCAACCGCGTGGATGCGGTCATTGTATTCCGCGCTCTCACTCGTGACCAGATCAAGCAGATTGTAGGCATGAATATTGCGGAGGTAGAGAAACGCCTTGCAGATCAGGATATCCGCCTGGAACTGACTGAGGAAGCCAGGGATTTGCTGGCCGACCAAGGGTATGACCCGCAATTTGGAGCTCGGCCCCTGCGTCGCACCATCCAGCGTCTAGTAGAAGACCCATTATGCGAGGGTTTACTGGCGGGGGAGTTCATGCGAGGTGACACTATATCCATCGTCCGGGAGGGAGATGAAATCGTCCTTCGGGCTAAACGCGAGGAGCCTGACGCGATCGCTACTCTCCCTTTAAACAATTGA
- a CDS encoding cytidylate kinase-like family protein, whose translation MPIVTVSRQLASGGQDIAAGIAKALNLRFVDREIINRAAIQAGVPEMALHELEYEGRRGVIEQIIDVLRAMPAIPPIDSTRESEIRPPATVPLSGIFTPPLPHVGTTMDDYVRIVGLVILDLAKQGDVVIVGQAGQVLLKDRPDTLHLQVIASMSRRIKVLMEREGLTHREATERITASDRARADYLRRYYGVNWLDPQLYDLVIRTDHISTHAAIQLVVNLIIERSLRDSLNREV comes from the coding sequence ATGCCCATTGTTACAGTTTCCCGACAACTAGCGAGTGGTGGTCAGGATATCGCCGCGGGGATCGCGAAAGCGCTCAACTTACGCTTCGTAGATCGAGAGATAATTAATCGTGCGGCTATTCAGGCAGGTGTCCCAGAAATGGCCTTACACGAACTCGAATATGAGGGACGCCGTGGAGTCATTGAGCAGATCATCGATGTGCTTAGAGCGATGCCAGCCATCCCTCCCATTGACTCGACACGCGAGAGCGAGATAAGGCCACCGGCAACTGTGCCCCTGAGCGGAATTTTCACACCTCCTTTGCCACACGTGGGAACCACTATGGACGACTACGTGCGCATCGTAGGGTTGGTGATCTTAGATCTGGCGAAACAAGGGGACGTAGTCATTGTGGGGCAGGCAGGCCAGGTGCTGCTCAAGGACCGCCCCGATACTCTGCACCTTCAAGTCATCGCTAGTATGTCTCGTCGCATCAAAGTCCTTATGGAACGCGAGGGCCTGACTCACCGTGAGGCAACGGAGCGCATCACCGCTAGCGATCGCGCTCGTGCTGACTATCTCCGCCGGTACTACGGTGTGAACTGGCTTGATCCCCAACTTTATGACCTCGTAATACGGACGGATCACATCTCGACTCACGCGGCGATCCAACTAGTAGTGAACCTGATTATTGAGCGATCGCTACGGGATAGCCTAAACAGAGAGGTCTAG